One genomic window of Quercus robur chromosome 6, dhQueRobu3.1, whole genome shotgun sequence includes the following:
- the LOC126732773 gene encoding uncharacterized protein LOC126732773 → MKKVSVTSHNLGTLPSPGAPSYRDKSVGSQKGWSSERVPLSSNRSRRNSSSASFLLPFNSGKTLPSKWEDAERWICSPVSGNGMVKHSSSQPHKRPKSKSGPIVTPPEVVYYSNYSPAVQGFEGGSVRNMMVGSPLSAGVLAADSVVVHYGNSNGEQSYLMHSENTNWVQQSPSLPGWLELLSEPSLSSSQDEKLDETEEIMDSGAVSRRDMATQMSPDCGFHSSPRGKSPFSPTHQPLPSNIVETEGDNSAKLEIRDVEVDKRATVIRWSKRRTSNVNKKGLPHVEDLNKNSEEAQASSWNIAESEMNISKLQREEAKITAWENLQKAKAEAAIQKLEMKLEKKKSSSMDKILNKLRVAQMKAQKMRSTVSVDEVPKSNHKIFSFKKYVQMGSFSGCFTSYAS, encoded by the exons ATGAAGAAAGTTTCAGTTACTTCCCACAATTTGGGAACATTGCCCAGCCCGGGAGCTCCTAGTTACCGGGATAAGAGTGTTGGGAGCCAAAAGGGTTGGAGCTCAGAACGTGTACCACTGTCAAGTAATAGAAGCCGAAGGAATTCAAGTAGCGCTTCCTTTTTGTTGCCATTTAATAGTGGAAAGACTTTGCCTTCAAAGTGGGAAGATGCTGAGAGGTGGATTTGTAGCCCTGTTTCAGGAAATGGTATGGTTAAACATTCAAGTTCTCAGCCTCATAAAAGGCCTAAGTCCAAGAGTGGTCCAATTGTGACGCCTCCAGAGGTTGTGTACTACTCCAATTATTCACCAGCAGTGCAGGGATTTGAAGGTGGCAGTGTGAGGAATATGATGGTGGGTTCTCCTTTATCAGCTGGAGTATTGGCTGCTGATAGTGTTGTTGTTCATTATGGTAATTCTAATGGAGAACAATCTTATTTAATGCATTCTGAAAATACGAATTGGGTACAACAATCTCCTAGTTTGCCTGGATGGTTGGAGTTGTTGAGTGAGCCTTCATTGTCTAGCTCTCAAG ATGAGAAACTTGATGAAACTGAGGAAATCATGGATTCTGGTGCTGTTTCACGAAGAGATATGGCAACCCAAATGAGCCCTGATTGTGGCTTCCACTCATCTCCAAGAGGGAAGTCTCCATTTTCTCCGACTCATCAACCTTTGCCATCTAATATTGTGGAAACAGAAGGTGACAATTCTGCTAAATTAGAAATCAGGGATGTGGAGGTTGACAAACGAGCTACTGTTATTAGGTGGTCTAAAAGACGTACTAGTAATGTGAATAAGAAAGGGTTGCCACACGTTGAAGACCTGAATAAAAATTCTGAGGAAGCTCAAGCTTCATCTTGGAATATTGCAGAGTCAGAAATGAACATTTCAAA GTTGCAAAGAGAGGAAGCCAAGATCACTGCATGGGAAAACTTGCAGAAGGCCAAAGCTGAAGCAGCAATACAAAAACTTGAG ATGAAAttagaaaagaagaaatcatCATCAATGGATAAGATCTTAAACAAGCTGAGAGTTGCACAGATGAAAGCCCAAAAAATGAGAAGCACAGTTTCAGTCGATGAAGTCCCCAAGAGTAATCACAagattttttccttcaaaaagtATGTGCAGATGGGTTCCTTCAGCGGTTGCTTTACCTCCTATGCGTCCTAA